A portion of the Drosophila sechellia strain sech25 chromosome 2R, ASM438219v1, whole genome shotgun sequence genome contains these proteins:
- the LOC6608393 gene encoding serine-threonine kinase receptor-associated protein, translating into MRHEIGVLCLGHSDSVVELSFNRDYDTAYFLASAGLDGVAALRHGETGDCITNLTKHTDSVWSVSLSHDAKILASGGADCKVRVWDALLGKQLKKLRHTKTVACVDLNPKATRLLTGCVDQESPLALFDIEQSVKAPLMEFHGHNRGVRDVIFCLEEHCFLSSSYDRTVRMWDCRSGTRTNSIFLPHHVKSMELHHSGDIVTIAYAGGVIFLNPKSFEVLKHRKLPYKVTAASLSPNKEIYVCGNNMGYSFKYDYDTDVNRGLYASQNPSAVLALSFSPDGEVCAIGSQDGSIILWRMKPKQTPVVRHLEDEDDGEQNESIS; encoded by the coding sequence ATGAGGCATGAAATCGGAGTCCTGTGTCTGGGACATTCGGACTCAGTGGTGGAGTTATCTTTTAACAGGGACTACGATACTGCGTACTTTTTGGCCTCAGCCGGACTGGATGGAGTTGCAGCACTGCGACACGGCGAAACTGGCGACTGTATTACCAACCTAACCAAGCACACGGACAGTGTGTGGTCGGTATCCTTAAGCCACGATGCCAAGATCCTGGCCAGTGGCGGTGCAGACTGCAAAGTGCGAGTCTGGGATGCCCTGCTAGGGAAACAGCTGAAGAAGCTTAGGCATACCAAAACAGTAGCTTGTGTGGACTTGAATCCGAAGGCCACTCGCCTGTTGACCGGCTGCGTCGATCAGGAATCCCCACTCGCCCTCTTCGACATTGAACAATCGGTGAAAGCTCCCCTAATGGAGTTCCATGGCCACAACCGCGGTGTGAGGGATGTGATCTTCTGCTTGGAGGAACACTGCTTCCTCTCCTCTTCATATGATCGCACTGTGCGGATGTGGGACTGCCGGAGCGGCACGAGAACCAACTCTATTTTCCTGCCACACCACGTCAAGTCGATGGAGCTGCACCACAGCGGCGATATAGTGACCATAGCCTATGCCGGCGGAGTGATCTTCCTGAACCCCAAGAGCTTCGAAGTGCTCAAGCATCGGAAGCTGCCCTACAAGGTGACTGCGGCATCGCTGAGTCCGAACAAGGAGATCTACGTGTGCGGCAACAACATGGGCTACTCCTTCAAGTACGACTACGACACAGATGTTAATAGGGGTCTCTACGCATCCCAAAATCCATCCGCGGTGCTAGCACTGAGCTTCAGTCCGGATGGCGAGGTGTGTGCCATTGGATCCCAAGATGGCAGTATCATTCTCTGGCGAATGAAACCGAAACAGACGCCTGTAGTGCGCCACCTCGAAGACGAAGACGATGGGGAGCAGAATGAATCCATCAGTTGA
- the LOC6608392 gene encoding serine protease grass — MNSPLAITALVWGILCLSCPPSSEAGREDWTPRELLVYEQLTQQDCGVLTNLIPAQRLRRRITGGRRSSLMSQPWMAFLHISGDMEMCRCGGALISELFVLTAAHCFKMCPRSKEIRVWLGELDINSRRDCTTYNYIQVCAPPVEEFTIDKWILHEEFNLFYPGYDIALIKLNKKVVFKDHIRPICLPLTDELLEFTMQLGQSYMAVGWGRTESRRFANSTMEVYINTEKCTDGRDTSFLCANGDYVDTCTGDSGGPLIWTTLFFGKARTVQFGVVSTGSQDCGAGQKAYYMDVPTYVPWILAKMAEFSDV; from the exons ATGAACAGTCCTCTTGCGATCACTGCACTGGTTTGGGGCATTCTCTGCCTTAGCTGCCCACCTTCTTCTGAAGCCGGAAGAGAGGATTGGACACCACGCGAGCTTCTGGTTTACGAACAGTTGACACAACAGGATTGCGGTGTCCTAACGAATCTGATTCCCGCCCAAAGGCTTCGACGGCGGATCACCGGCGGCAGGAGATCGTCTCTGATGTCCCAGCCTTGGATGGCCTTTCTTCACATTTCCGGTGATATGGAGATGTGCCGCTGTGGAGGCGCTCTTATCTCAGAAC TCTTTGTTTTGACTGCCGCGCACTGCTTCAAAATGTGTCCCCGATCTAAGGA GATTAGAGTGTGGCTGGGAGAGCTTGACATTAATTCCAGAAGAGACTGCACCACCTACAATTATATACAGGTTTGCGCTCCGCCCGTGGAGGAATTTACCATCGACAAGTGGATTCTCCACGAGGAGTTTAACCTCTTTTATCCCGGGTATGATATTGCCCTGATAAAACTAAACAAGAAAGTGGTCTTTAAAG ATCACATACGTCCCATATGTCTACCCCTGACCGACGAACTCTTGGAGTTTACCATGCAGCTGGGTCAATCCTACATGGCGGTGGGCTGGGGAAGAACGGAAAGTCGCCGCTTTGCCAACAGTACAATGGAGGTCTATATAAACACTGAGAAGTGCACTGACGGCAGGGACACTTCGTTCCTCTGCGCCAATGGAGATTATGTGGACACGTGCACAGGGGATTCCGGTGGACCGCTCATATGGACGACCTTGTTCTTCGGCAAGGCTCGCACCGTACAGTTTGGTGTGGTTAGCACTGGAAGTCAAGACTGCGGAGCTGGTCAAAAGGCCTACTACATGGATGTACCCACCTATGTGCCCTGGATACTTGCCAAGATGGCAGAATTCTCGGATGTTTAA